In the Lysinibacillus sp. PLM2 genome, one interval contains:
- a CDS encoding holin: MKEIWNWIQLAIATVGGFLGWFFGGYDGFLYALVAFIVIDYVTGVLCAIIDKKLCSEIGAKGIFKKVLIFAMVGIAHISDTQILGSIGDNSGALRTAVIFFYLSNEGISILENAGHIGLPIPEKLKSVLRQLHGRDEEPRKPGDGV; the protein is encoded by the coding sequence ATGAAAGAGATTTGGAATTGGATACAACTGGCTATTGCCACAGTCGGTGGATTTCTTGGGTGGTTTTTCGGCGGTTATGATGGATTTCTTTATGCATTGGTAGCCTTTATAGTCATCGATTATGTGACAGGAGTGCTCTGTGCCATTATAGATAAAAAATTGTGTAGTGAAATAGGTGCCAAGGGAATTTTCAAAAAGGTACTCATCTTTGCAATGGTGGGTATCGCTCATATTAGCGATACACAAATTTTAGGTAGTATCGGAGATAATAGTGGAGCCTTACGCACAGCAGTAATCTTTTTCTATCTAAGTAATGAAGGGATATCCATTTTGGAGAACGCTGGTCATATTGGACTGCCCATCCCAGAAAAATTAAAATCGGTTCTTCGGCAACTACATGGACGTGATGAAGAGCCACGTAAGCCAGGTGATGGAGTATGA
- a CDS encoding phage capsid protein, with the protein MSKILELREKRAKAWDAAKAFLDSKRGGDGLLSAEDTTTYEKMEADVVALGKEIERLERQASIDLELSKATSNPITNEPTRTGEVKTGRASAEYKKAFWNAMRDNVSYEVRNALKIGTDSEGGFLVPDEFERTLVEALEEENIFRRLANVITTSSGDRKIPVVASKGTASWIDEEGAIPESDDSFGQVSIGAYKLATMIKVSEELLNDSVFNLESYITREFARRIGNKEEEAFFIGDGTGKPTGILNATGGGQVGVTAASTTAITLDEVLDLFYSLKAPYRNKAVFVMNDATIKAIRKLKDGNGQYLWQPSVQAGTPDTILNRPLYTSSYVPTIEAGAKTMVFGDFSYYWVADRQGRVFKRLNELYAVTGQVGFIATQRVDGKLILPEAVKVLQQKA; encoded by the coding sequence ATGAGTAAAATTCTTGAATTGCGCGAGAAACGCGCTAAAGCATGGGACGCAGCAAAGGCATTTCTTGATTCAAAACGTGGCGGTGATGGACTGTTATCCGCTGAGGACACGACAACCTATGAAAAAATGGAAGCCGATGTGGTGGCTCTTGGTAAGGAAATTGAACGTTTGGAACGCCAAGCATCTATCGATTTGGAACTGTCGAAAGCAACCAGTAACCCAATTACGAATGAACCTACTAGAACTGGAGAAGTAAAGACTGGTCGTGCAAGTGCTGAATACAAAAAAGCTTTCTGGAATGCGATGCGTGACAATGTCAGCTATGAAGTAAGGAACGCTCTAAAGATTGGCACTGATTCTGAAGGCGGATTCCTTGTGCCAGATGAGTTTGAACGTACGCTAGTAGAAGCTCTGGAGGAAGAAAATATTTTCCGTAGACTGGCCAATGTAATCACGACATCTTCTGGTGACCGCAAGATTCCTGTTGTTGCAAGCAAAGGCACTGCAAGTTGGATCGATGAAGAGGGAGCTATACCAGAGAGTGATGACAGCTTCGGTCAAGTATCCATTGGTGCCTATAAACTAGCAACGATGATCAAAGTCTCTGAGGAACTGCTAAATGATTCCGTGTTTAATCTCGAAAGCTACATCACAAGAGAATTCGCCCGTCGCATTGGTAACAAGGAGGAGGAAGCCTTCTTCATAGGTGACGGTACAGGAAAGCCAACAGGAATTCTGAATGCTACTGGTGGTGGTCAAGTTGGGGTTACTGCGGCAAGTACCACTGCCATCACTTTGGATGAGGTATTAGATTTATTCTACAGCTTAAAAGCACCGTATCGAAATAAGGCAGTATTCGTAATGAATGACGCCACTATAAAAGCTATCCGTAAATTAAAGGACGGAAACGGACAGTACTTATGGCAACCTTCTGTCCAAGCGGGGACACCTGATACGATTCTTAACCGCCCGCTGTACACCTCATCATATGTACCTACTATTGAAGCAGGTGCAAAGACTATGGTATTCGGTGATTTTAGTTATTACTGGGTGGCAGACCGTCAAGGACGCGTATTCAAACGATTAAATGAACTCTATGCTGTTACAGGTCAAGTAGGATTTATTGCGACTCAGCGAGTTGATGGAAAGCTTATCTTACCGGAGGCCGTTAAGGTACTCCAACAGAAAGCCTAA
- the clpP_2 gene encoding ATP-dependent Clp protease proteolytic subunit, with translation MRKFWNWVRDSDEERTLYLNGVISEETWWGDEVTPKLFKDELLASTGDITVWINSPGGDVFAAAQIYNMLMEYTGKVTVKIDGLAASAASVIAMAGGDVYMSPVSMLMIHNPSTIAIGDSEEMLRAKALLDEVKESIINAYELKTGLSRTKLSHLMDAESWMNANKAIELGFADKIMFMESEPPDLTDSLIFSRMAVTNSLISKLPKQPKQKTGTPIESLDKRLSLISH, from the coding sequence ATGAGAAAGTTTTGGAACTGGGTGCGAGATTCTGATGAAGAACGTACCCTTTATTTAAACGGAGTAATATCCGAAGAAACGTGGTGGGGCGATGAGGTCACACCTAAACTTTTCAAAGATGAACTGCTGGCAAGCACTGGCGACATTACGGTGTGGATTAATTCCCCTGGCGGGGATGTATTTGCAGCAGCTCAGATTTATAACATGCTGATGGAGTATACCGGAAAAGTCACTGTAAAGATTGATGGGCTTGCGGCAAGTGCGGCTTCCGTTATTGCAATGGCGGGTGGAGATGTGTATATGTCCCCAGTTTCCATGCTTATGATTCATAATCCATCAACGATTGCTATCGGTGACAGTGAGGAAATGTTGCGGGCAAAGGCTCTATTGGATGAGGTCAAGGAAAGCATTATTAATGCCTATGAGTTAAAAACGGGTCTTTCTCGAACAAAACTCTCCCATCTAATGGATGCAGAGTCATGGATGAATGCCAATAAAGCGATTGAACTTGGTTTTGCAGACAAAATCATGTTCATGGAAAGTGAACCACCGGATTTGACGGATAGTCTTATCTTTAGCAGGATGGCAGTTACTAACTCGCTTATCAGCAAACTGCCAAAACAACCAAAACAGAAAACAGGTACACCCATTGAGTCGCTAGATAAGCGGCTTTCTTTAATTTCGCACTAA
- a CDS encoding portal protein, whose product MNLIKGLFRSRDKPQNRVGSAFSFLFGGTSSGKTVNERTAMQATAVYACVRILAEAIAGLPLHVYRYRSDGGKEKIPFHPLYYLLHDEPNPEMTSFVFRETLMSHLLLWGNAYAQIVRNGRGQAIALYPLLPNKMEVSRASNGELVYTYYRDTDESGLNPKGGYVTLRKDEVLHIPGLGFDGLIGYSPIAMAKNAIGMSLATEEYGAAFFANGANPGGVLEHPGVIKDIQRVKDSWNSAYQGTGNAHKIAVLEEGMKFQAIGIPPEQAQFLETRKFQINEIARIFRVPPHMVGDLEKSSFSNIEQQSLEFVKYTLDPWVVRWEQSLQQSLILPSEKASLFIKFNLDGLLRGDYQSRMNGYATGRQNGWMSANDIRELEDMNRIPAEEGGDLYLVNGNMTKLADAGAFAKTEGGQ is encoded by the coding sequence ATGAATCTAATAAAAGGACTGTTTCGGTCAAGAGACAAACCGCAAAACCGTGTGGGTAGTGCATTTTCCTTCCTGTTTGGCGGTACGTCATCTGGCAAAACGGTTAATGAACGTACTGCAATGCAGGCAACAGCGGTGTATGCCTGCGTAAGGATACTGGCTGAAGCGATTGCAGGACTGCCACTACATGTATATAGATATCGTTCTGATGGAGGTAAAGAAAAGATTCCTTTCCACCCGCTGTATTACCTTCTTCATGATGAACCAAATCCAGAGATGACTTCGTTCGTGTTTCGAGAAACACTGATGAGTCATCTTTTACTTTGGGGTAATGCTTATGCACAGATAGTTCGAAATGGTCGTGGCCAGGCAATTGCGCTCTATCCTCTACTTCCTAACAAGATGGAAGTAAGTCGAGCATCAAATGGTGAACTGGTTTATACCTACTACCGGGATACAGACGAAAGTGGCCTGAATCCAAAGGGCGGCTATGTCACACTCCGTAAAGATGAAGTTCTACACATACCCGGCTTAGGTTTTGATGGACTCATTGGTTATAGCCCAATCGCTATGGCAAAAAATGCAATCGGTATGTCACTTGCTACTGAAGAATACGGTGCGGCATTCTTTGCCAATGGTGCTAATCCGGGAGGTGTGCTGGAACACCCAGGAGTAATCAAAGATATACAGAGGGTCAAGGATAGTTGGAATAGCGCCTACCAAGGCACAGGAAATGCTCACAAAATTGCTGTGTTGGAAGAAGGCATGAAGTTTCAAGCCATTGGTATCCCGCCGGAACAGGCGCAATTTCTTGAAACACGGAAATTCCAAATTAATGAGATTGCGAGGATTTTCCGAGTACCGCCTCATATGGTGGGTGATCTTGAGAAGTCTAGTTTTTCCAATATTGAACAGCAGTCTTTGGAGTTTGTAAAATACACCCTCGATCCGTGGGTGGTGCGATGGGAACAAAGTCTCCAGCAATCGCTTATTTTGCCTTCTGAGAAAGCTTCACTGTTTATCAAGTTCAATTTGGACGGTCTGCTTCGTGGTGATTACCAAAGTCGTATGAATGGCTACGCTACAGGTCGTCAAAATGGCTGGATGTCAGCCAACGATATCCGTGAACTGGAGGACATGAACAGAATACCAGCTGAGGAAGGCGGCGATTTATATTTGGTTAATGGAAATATGACAAAACTGGCTGACGCAGGTGCGTTTGCCAAAACCGAAGGAGGTCAGTAA
- a CDS encoding terminase, translating into MRKLKKYKPTAFIAEGSYYDKDAADYAVAFIEALSHTKGSWAGKPFELIDWQEQIVRDLFGILKPNGYRQFNTAYIEIPKKMGKSELAAAIALLLTCGDGEERAEVYGCAADRQQASIVFEVAADMVRMCPALNKRVKLLASTKRLVYLPTNSFYQVLSAEAYSKHGFNIHGVVFDELHTQPNRKLFDVMTKGSGDARTQPLYFLITTAGTDTQSICYETHQKAVDIIEGRKYDPTFYPVIYGAKEEDDWTDPKVWKKANPSLGITVSIDKVRAACESAKQNPAEENSFRQLRLNQWVKQSVRWMPMAKWDACAFPVKPESLEGRVCYGGLDLSSTTDITAFVLVFPPEDETDKYTVLPYFWMPEDNIDLRVRRDHVQYDLWEKQGYILTTEGNVVHYGYIEKFIEELGEKYNIREIAFDRWGAVQMVQNLEGLGFTVVPFGQGFKDMSPPTKELMKLTLEERIAHGGHPVLRWMMDNIYIKTDPAGNIKPDKEKSTEKIDGAVATIMALDRAIRCGPGNSGDSVYDERGLIIL; encoded by the coding sequence ATGCGGAAACTGAAGAAATATAAGCCGACCGCCTTTATAGCTGAAGGGTCATATTACGATAAGGACGCTGCTGATTACGCTGTGGCTTTTATCGAAGCACTCTCCCATACGAAAGGTTCATGGGCAGGCAAGCCTTTTGAACTTATCGATTGGCAGGAGCAAATTGTCCGTGATTTATTCGGTATCTTAAAACCTAATGGATACCGGCAGTTTAACACGGCTTATATAGAAATACCTAAAAAGATGGGAAAAAGCGAGCTTGCAGCAGCAATCGCACTTCTCCTCACTTGTGGAGATGGTGAAGAACGAGCAGAGGTATACGGTTGTGCCGCAGATCGCCAGCAGGCATCAATTGTATTTGAAGTAGCAGCCGATATGGTGCGGATGTGTCCAGCGCTGAATAAACGAGTGAAGTTGCTGGCTTCAACTAAACGACTGGTGTACCTGCCGACCAACAGCTTTTATCAGGTATTGTCGGCTGAAGCCTATTCAAAACACGGCTTCAATATACATGGTGTTGTTTTTGATGAACTTCATACTCAGCCAAATAGGAAACTATTTGATGTTATGACAAAAGGGTCTGGTGATGCGAGAACCCAACCGCTATATTTTCTTATCACCACTGCAGGGACGGATACCCAGAGTATCTGCTATGAAACACACCAAAAAGCGGTTGATATTATTGAGGGCAGAAAATACGATCCTACTTTTTATCCCGTAATCTACGGTGCCAAAGAAGAGGATGATTGGACTGATCCTAAAGTATGGAAGAAAGCAAATCCAAGCTTAGGAATTACAGTAAGTATCGATAAAGTTAGAGCCGCTTGTGAAAGTGCAAAGCAGAACCCTGCTGAGGAAAATAGCTTTCGACAGCTGCGTCTGAACCAGTGGGTTAAGCAATCTGTCCGTTGGATGCCAATGGCAAAGTGGGATGCCTGTGCGTTTCCAGTAAAACCAGAGAGCCTTGAAGGTAGAGTATGCTATGGAGGACTTGATTTATCCTCTACCACTGACATTACAGCCTTCGTGCTGGTGTTCCCACCGGAAGATGAAACAGATAAATATACCGTTCTCCCGTATTTTTGGATGCCGGAGGATAATATTGACCTCCGAGTTCGACGAGACCACGTGCAATACGACCTTTGGGAGAAGCAAGGCTATATTTTAACCACCGAGGGAAATGTAGTCCATTATGGATACATTGAAAAATTCATTGAAGAACTGGGGGAAAAGTACAACATTCGAGAGATTGCTTTTGACCGCTGGGGCGCTGTTCAGATGGTGCAAAATCTTGAAGGGTTAGGCTTTACTGTAGTTCCTTTCGGTCAAGGTTTTAAAGATATGTCACCACCAACCAAAGAACTGATGAAATTGACATTAGAAGAAAGAATAGCACACGGCGGGCATCCAGTACTACGGTGGATGATGGATAACATCTATATAAAAACAGATCCGGCTGGAAATATAAAACCGGACAAGGAAAAAAGTACAGAAAAAATAGATGGAGCAGTGGCAACTATTATGGCACTCGACCGCGCCATCCGCTGTGGACCAGGTAATAGTGGAGACTCGGTGTATGACGAGAGAGGTTTAATAATTCTATAA
- a CDS encoding gamma-glutamylcyclotransferase: protein MKNKLYLAYGSNLNLKQMADRCPTAKVVGASQINDHRLLFRGAHAGAVATIEPFEGGNVPVLVWEITPTDEAALDRYEGWPFLYRKETIKVKLGGKTVKAMVYIMNDGRPLGQPSCYYYSTILEGYKSAGFDVEILRKATTDSVESEEVANE, encoded by the coding sequence ATGAAGAATAAATTATACCTTGCCTATGGCTCCAACCTTAATCTAAAGCAAATGGCCGACAGATGCCCCACAGCGAAGGTGGTAGGAGCAAGTCAAATCAATGACCACCGCCTATTATTTAGAGGGGCACACGCGGGCGCTGTGGCGACAATCGAGCCTTTTGAGGGTGGCAACGTACCAGTTTTAGTTTGGGAGATTACACCGACCGATGAAGCGGCACTTGACCGTTACGAGGGATGGCCGTTCCTTTATCGAAAGGAAACAATAAAAGTGAAGTTGGGAGGCAAAACCGTCAAGGCGATGGTCTACATCATGAATGATGGTAGACCGCTTGGACAGCCGAGTTGTTATTATTACAGTACAATTTTAGAAGGCTATAAGAGTGCAGGCTTCGATGTGGAAATCCTGCGCAAAGCGACAACCGATTCAGTAGAATCGGAGGAGGTAGCCAATGAATGA
- a CDS encoding transposase produces MTRTRRTFTPEFKAQMVKLYESGKPRKDIISEYNLTPSALDKWVKQSQTSGSFKEKDNRTPEEEELIKLRKENQRLLMENDILKQAALIVYGKLKMYSLAINLCSPFRA; encoded by the coding sequence ATGACGAGAACTAGAAGAACATTTACTCCCGAATTTAAAGCTCAAATGGTCAAACTATATGAAAGTGGTAAGCCTAGAAAAGACATTATAAGTGAATACAATTTAACGCCTTCGGCATTAGACAAATGGGTGAAACAGAGCCAAACATCTGGTTCATTTAAAGAGAAGGATAACCGAACACCTGAAGAAGAAGAGTTGATCAAACTCCGTAAAGAAAATCAGCGTTTACTGATGGAGAATGATATTTTAAAGCAAGCTGCGCTGATTGTTTATGGCAAACTAAAAATGTACAGTTTGGCAATTAATTTATGTAGCCCTTTTCGGGCATAA
- a CDS encoding transposase, producing the protein MSRDRRTVRKYAEVEDFSPSEVPKQKRKAKVMDPVKPILDQWLQEDLKKKKKFQRTAQRMYTQLVEEYGFEGSARSVRHYVSQRKKQLSEETETAALPLESKPGTAQVDFREAPFKYRGEVVTWPYLVLSFPYSNTFYVQVFPSENRDCFLEGLKRIFHHIGGVPRVIRFDNLSPAVKKVLPNGERELTEEFQRFVCHYGFEYEFCNPASGNEKGHVESMVKYVRNNFFLPELVVHDIEQLNETLWGKAEKERNRLHYQKGIVLAELYLADKEQFLQLPAKEYECVRYEQVKADKYGYIRVENKLYSTSPRFAKSTVLAKISYNRIEILTEDYDTIVCHPRLYGNKQKSMIWQPYLTLMSKRPTAMKYTSFYDQLPPLWQQYFTQCTLSEKQQALQLLSVILKDYDFELPTQALQLASENGHPSVESIKQVFYQLINGRGQRPIIQPKGSLPVIPNATRGLEHYDQLFPSRGGKQ; encoded by the coding sequence ATGAGTCGAGACCGTAGAACGGTTCGGAAATATGCAGAGGTGGAGGATTTTAGTCCTTCAGAAGTACCAAAGCAAAAACGAAAAGCAAAAGTCATGGATCCTGTGAAACCGATTCTAGATCAATGGCTTCAAGAAGACTTGAAGAAGAAAAAGAAGTTTCAACGAACTGCTCAACGGATGTATACGCAACTTGTCGAAGAATATGGGTTTGAAGGTTCCGCACGATCCGTTCGGCATTATGTATCCCAACGTAAAAAACAGCTTTCCGAAGAAACAGAAACAGCTGCATTGCCATTAGAGTCGAAGCCAGGAACAGCTCAAGTGGACTTTAGGGAGGCACCATTTAAATATCGTGGAGAAGTAGTGACATGGCCATATTTGGTTTTATCGTTTCCCTATAGTAATACCTTTTACGTTCAGGTGTTTCCATCTGAAAATCGGGATTGCTTTTTAGAAGGGTTGAAACGAATCTTTCATCACATAGGTGGAGTACCTAGAGTAATTCGTTTTGATAATTTATCACCTGCGGTGAAAAAAGTATTACCTAATGGGGAGCGAGAGCTAACGGAGGAGTTTCAGCGTTTTGTTTGCCATTATGGTTTTGAATATGAATTTTGTAATCCGGCTAGTGGAAACGAAAAAGGACATGTGGAATCGATGGTGAAATATGTTCGAAACAACTTCTTTCTTCCGGAGCTTGTGGTGCATGACATAGAACAACTGAATGAAACGCTATGGGGAAAGGCAGAAAAGGAACGAAACCGTCTTCATTATCAAAAAGGTATTGTACTTGCCGAACTGTATTTGGCAGATAAAGAGCAGTTTTTACAGTTACCAGCGAAAGAGTATGAGTGTGTGCGGTATGAACAAGTAAAAGCTGATAAGTATGGCTATATTCGAGTGGAAAATAAACTCTATTCGACGTCTCCGCGTTTTGCCAAATCCACAGTTTTGGCAAAAATCTCGTACAACCGAATCGAGATCCTAACAGAAGATTATGACACGATTGTTTGCCATCCACGTCTTTACGGTAATAAACAAAAATCGATGATATGGCAACCGTATCTAACGTTGATGTCGAAAAGACCGACAGCGATGAAATACACAAGTTTTTACGATCAGTTACCTCCATTGTGGCAACAATACTTTACACAATGTACGCTGTCAGAAAAACAACAAGCATTACAGCTCTTATCGGTGATTCTAAAAGACTACGATTTTGAGTTACCTACGCAAGCTTTACAGCTTGCCTCTGAAAACGGGCATCCATCTGTAGAGTCGATTAAACAAGTGTTTTATCAACTCATTAACGGACGAGGACAGCGCCCTATCATTCAACCGAAAGGTTCGTTACCTGTCATACCGAATGCGACAAGAGGGTTAGAGCATTATGATCAGCTTTTCCCTTCTAGAGGAGGGAAGCAGTGA
- a CDS encoding hypothetical protein (frameshifted, deletion at around 3416745), protein MAQGITAEYLLNGHFIENGENLIFYGGVGTGKTYLSTLIGLNAIQKLEKRIKFYTVTGLVNSLLDAHEKGSLSRVFKQIEKLDLLILDEIGYIPLHKQGAELLFQVISMCYERKSMIVTTNLQFGQWNHVFGDPILTEAVIDRLIHHSHLIVFNGESYRYKESLLHNK, encoded by the coding sequence ATGGCTCAAGGCATCACAGCAGAATATCTGTTAAACGGGCACTTTATTGAAAATGGAGAAAATCTAATCTTTTATGGAGGTGTGGGTACCGGAAAGACCTACTTATCCACGTTAATTGGTTTAAACGCGATTCAAAAATTAGAGAAGCGCATCAAATTTTATACGGTAACTGGTCTAGTGAATAGCTTACTAGATGCGCACGAAAAAGGCTCGTTGAGCCGGGTCTTTAAGCAGATAGAGAAACTCGATCTTCTGATTCTTGATGAAATAGGGTACATCCCTCTACATAAACAGGGGGCAGAACTTCTTTTTCAAGTCATCTCAATGTGTTATGAAAGAAAGAGCATGATTGTGACGACGAATTTACAATTTGGTCAGTGGAATCACGTATTTGGGGATCCGATCTTAACGGAAGCTGTGATCGATCGGCTGATTCACCATTCTCATTTAATTGTATTTAATGGAGAAAGCTACCGGTATAAAGAATCATTATTACACAATAAGTAA
- a CDS encoding transposase, whose protein sequence is MPFDTFPTCQKQADTRTKVNVIKNNRHKYSISAMCDVLQLPRSTYYYEAKEQSKSDDELTVTIIDIFHKSRQNYGTRKIKHELEKLGKIASRRRIGRIMKENGLVSNYTVGQFKPHVDKCNESKVENVLNREFDQQKELTVVVSDLTYVRVQKNWHYICLFVDLYNREIVGHSAGPNKDAGLVYQALSTIKADLRQIQLFHTDRGNEFKNKTIDEALDTFEIKRSLSMKGCPYDNAVAEATFKIIKTEFVKGKYFESLEQLKLELEDYVHWFNHIRIHGSLGYLSPIEYKIEHLKKIV, encoded by the coding sequence TTGCCATTTGATACATTTCCTACTTGCCAAAAACAAGCTGATACTAGGACGAAAGTAAATGTGATTAAAAATAATCGTCACAAATACTCGATATCAGCAATGTGCGACGTCCTACAACTCCCAAGAAGTACCTATTATTATGAAGCAAAAGAGCAATCTAAATCAGATGATGAACTTACTGTTACCATCATCGATATTTTTCATAAAAGCCGCCAGAACTATGGCACTCGTAAGATAAAACATGAGTTGGAAAAACTCGGTAAAATTGCATCCAGAAGACGTATTGGCCGAATCATGAAAGAAAATGGGCTAGTATCAAACTATACAGTTGGCCAGTTTAAGCCACATGTGGATAAATGTAATGAATCTAAAGTTGAAAATGTGTTGAATAGGGAATTTGATCAACAAAAGGAATTAACGGTTGTAGTCAGTGATTTAACATACGTAAGGGTCCAAAAAAATTGGCATTACATATGTCTATTTGTTGATCTTTACAATAGAGAAATTGTTGGACATAGTGCCGGTCCTAATAAAGATGCTGGACTAGTCTACCAAGCCTTATCAACGATTAAAGCTGATTTAAGACAAATTCAACTATTTCACACAGACCGAGGAAACGAGTTTAAAAACAAGACAATCGATGAAGCTTTAGATACATTCGAGATTAAACGGTCGTTAAGCATGAAAGGTTGCCCATATGATAACGCAGTAGCCGAAGCCACATTTAAAATTATTAAGACAGAATTTGTAAAAGGTAAATATTTTGAAAGTTTAGAACAGTTAAAGTTGGAATTAGAAGATTATGTTCATTGGTTTAATCATATAAGAATTCACGGATCACTGGGGTATTTAAGCCCAATTGAATACAAAATAGAACACCTTAAAAAAATTGTCTAG
- a CDS encoding transposase produces the protein MRERRTFTSEFKAQMVKLYESGKPRKDIISEYDLTPSALDKWIKQSKTSGSFKEKDNRTPEQTELIKLRKENQRLLMENDILKQAALILGRK, from the coding sequence ATGAGAGAAAGAAGAACTTTTACTTCCGAATTTAAAGCTCAAATGGTCAAGTTATACGAAAGCGGAAAGCCCAGAAAAGATATCATTAGTGAATACGATTTAACGCCTTCGGCATTGGACAAATGGATTAAACAAAGCAAAACATCTGGTTCGTTTAAAGAGAAGGATAATAGGACACCAGAACAAACAGAGTTGATCAAACTTCGTAAAGAAAACCAACGTTTATTGATGGAAAATGATATTTTAAAGCAAGCTGCGCTGATACTAGGACGAAAGTAA
- a CDS encoding integrase, producing the protein MIKNNRHKYSISAMCDVLQLPRSTYYYEAKEQSKSEDELAFAIIDIFNKSRQNYGTRKIKHELKKLGIVASRRRIGRIMKKNGLVSKYTVAQFKPHVDKCNESKAKNELNREFNQQNELSVVVSDLTYVRVENRWHYICLFVDLYNREIIGHSAGPHKNAGLVYQALSTIKADLRQIQLFHTDRGNEFKNRMIDEALETFKIKRSLSMKGCPYDNAVAEATFKIIKTEFVKGKHFENLERLKLKLDDYVHWFNHIRIHGTLGYLSPIEYKNEHLKKVV; encoded by the coding sequence GTGATCAAAAATAACCGACACAAATACTCGATATCAGCAATGTGTGACGTCCTACAACTCCCAAGAAGTACCTATTATTACGAAGCAAAAGAGCAATCAAAATCAGAAGATGAACTCGCATTTGCCATAATTGATATATTCAATAAAAGTCGCCAAAACTATGGCACACGCAAAATTAAACATGAATTAAAAAAGCTTGGCATAGTTGCATCCAGACGACGTATTGGCAGAATTATGAAAAAGAATGGGCTAGTATCTAAATATACAGTCGCTCAATTTAAGCCTCATGTAGATAAATGTAATGAATCAAAAGCTAAAAACGAGTTAAATAGGGAATTCAATCAACAAAATGAATTATCTGTGGTAGTGAGTGATTTAACATACGTAAGAGTCGAAAATCGATGGCATTACATATGTTTATTTGTTGATCTTTATAATCGTGAAATTATTGGTCACAGTGCTGGGCCTCATAAAAACGCAGGCCTAGTATATCAAGCCTTATCGACTATAAAAGCTGATTTACGGCAAATTCAATTGTTTCACACGGACCGAGGAAATGAGTTTAAAAACAGGATGATTGATGAAGCATTAGAAACATTTAAAATAAAGCGTTCATTGAGTATGAAAGGTTGTCCGTATGATAATGCGGTAGCTGAAGCCACCTTTAAAATTATTAAGACAGAGTTTGTCAAAGGGAAACATTTTGAAAATTTAGAACGGTTGAAATTAAAATTAGATGATTATGTTCATTGGTTTAATCATATCAGAATTCACGGAACACTTGGGTATTTAAGCCCTATTGAATATAAAAATGAACACCTTAAAAAAGTTGTCTAG